A window from Scheffersomyces stipitis CBS 6054 chromosome 7, complete sequence encodes these proteins:
- the THR1 gene encoding homoserine kinase (go_function ATP binding; kinase activity~go_process phosphorylation) encodes MTIRSFEVKVPASSANIGPGFDVLGVGLQLYLQIKVTIDSSKDTSHDPYHVKLSYEGDLAEKVPLTSDKNLITQTALYILRVNGMDSFPQGTHIHVINPVPLGRGLGSSASAIVGGIVLGNEIGEFKFSKTRLMDYCLMIERHPDNIAAAMLGGFVGSYLHDLSPEDMAAKNVPLDYILPKPDTPKEKIVSSQPPTNIGEYLQYNWCHKIKCVAIVPNFEVSTDSSRAVLPEKYDRQDIVFNLQRLAILTNALTQETPNNKLIYESMKDKIHQPYRSGLIPGLQKVLASVTPDTHPGLCGICLSGAGPTILCLATGGYDAIAETVIGIFNKAGVECSWKLLELAYDGATVEIK; translated from the coding sequence ATGACCATCAGATCGTTTGAAGTCAAAGTTCCAGCATCGTCTGCCAATATCGGCCCAGGATTTGACGTTCTTGGGGTCGGACTCCAGTTGTACTTGCAAATCAAAGTCACTATTGATTCGTCCAAGGATACCAGCCATGACCCATACCACGTCAAGTTGAGTTACGAGGGAGATTTGGCTGAAAAAGTGCCACTCACCTCcgacaagaacttgatcacCCAGACTGCTCTATACATTTTGCGAGTAAATGGTATGGACTCGTTCCCTCAGGGTACCCATATCCATGTGATCAACCCTGTTCCATTGGGTAGAGGATTGGGTTCGTCAGCTTCTGCTATTGTTGGAGGCATTGTTTTAGGTAACGAGATCGGAGAGTTCAAGTTTTCTAAGACCAGATTGATGGATTACTGTTTGATGATCGAAAGACATCCAGACAacattgctgctgctatGTTGGGTGGGTTTGTGGGCTCGTACTTGCATGACTTATCGCCAGAAGAcatggctgcgaaaaacGTTCCCTTGGACTACATCTTGCCCAAGCCAGACACTCCTAAAGAAAAAATCGTGTCATCGCAACCACCCACCAATATCGGCGAGTACTTGCAATACAATTGGTGCCACAAAATTAAGTGTGTTGCAATCGTGCCGAACTTTGAAGTTTCGACTGACTCCTCCAGAGCCGTATTGCCAGAAAAGTACGATAGACAAGACattgtcttcaacttgCAAAGATTAGCCATTTTGACGAATGCTTTGACACAGGAAACACCAAACAACAAGCTTATCTATGAGTCCATGAAAGACAAGATCCACCAGCCATACAGATCGGGGTTGATTCCTGGTTTGCAGAAGGTATTGGCTTCTGTGACTCCCGATACCCACCCTGGATTGTGTGGTATCTGTTTGTCTGGAGCTGGACCTACTATCTTGTGTTTGGCTACCGGAGGTTACGACGCCATTGCTGAGACGGTCATAggaatcttcaacaaggctGGCGTAGAATGCAGCTGGAAGTTGTTAGAATTGGCTTACGACGGTGCCACTGTTGAAATAAAGTAA
- the SAM50 gene encoding SAM50-like protein, which translates to MSEKKQFDSSSDLRSRLITEEVLGTSGTRPLYVSSIEVNGGETFSAEFFKKLLTPLIDRSDYTLNQLVDTIGITQDKLNKTNVFKDIAVSLHSDYTALIPSTVKNYNKETPVSTKVVFDLQSINLNIGEGFLNFNNQENLTLNLDYLNNNFNDNAELVNIGVNYNPYKPNDHLITNTKFLANLNNPSFKFLIDLFHSQQNNQTWQQSSEGSTGGLIGLQYNQSKTLTYLTGLSFARRTIHNIDDAAADELKFFAGDFLKSSIISQVAYSDVEFLNSFTKNFPTNGLKFVLSNEISSNQEQENPDNHAAFLKSSLSLNYYKSFLNNAITTEFSSDFGGIYSSSNGPVHISDRFYLGGVDSFRGFCRNAVNINGGSSFYKLSGTIFSQLPPFIHPVAKGSAVDKKLDDGFGHEANPLRFYATGSIGNVSDNMLEDDSGVSSVGIGLRYFNYWANFDVGYFLAKRYGTDAGDSGIKDGLHLSISIGGSNRSV; encoded by the coding sequence ATGTCCGAAAAGAAGCAGTTTGACTCTAGCTCGGATTTGAGATCGAGACTCATCACAGAAGAAGTGTTGGGCACGTCCGGAACTCGGCCTTTGTATGTTTCTTCCATCGAAGTCAATGGAGGAGAGACATTCTCTgctgaatttttcaagaagctcttgACCCCGCTCATTGACCGCAGCGACTACACGTTGAACCAATTGGTAGACACTATTGGCATAACTCAAgacaaattgaataaaACAAATGTCTTCAAGGACATTGCTGTGTCGTTACATTCAGACTACACGGCCTTGATTCCATCAACTGTGAAAAACTACAATAAGGAAACACCTGTTTCGACCAAAGTAGTATTTGATTTACAGTCGATTAACTTGAACATCGGTGAAGGCTTcctcaatttcaacaaccagGAGAACTTGACCTTGAACTTAGACtatttgaacaacaacttcaatgacAATGCCGAGTTAGTCAATATTGGAGTTAACTACAATCCATACAAGCCCAATGACCACTTGATTACCAACACGAagttcttggccaacttaAACAACCCTTcgttcaaattcttgatagACTTGTTCCACTCTCAACAGAACAACCAGACGTGGCAGCAATCCTCTGAAGGCTCTACCGGAGGTTTAATTGGATTACAGTACAACCAGCTGAAGACATTGACCTATTTGACAGGCTTGTCGTttgccagaagaaccaTTCACAACATTGACGATGCTGCTGCTGATgagttgaagtttttcGCTggcgatttcttgaagtcgtcTATCATATCGCAAGTAGCCTATTCTGATgtagaattcttgaatctGTTCACTAAGAACTTCCCCACCAACGGACTTAAGTTTGTACTCAGCAACGAGATCTCCTCCAACCAAGAACAGGAAAACCCAGACAATCATGCTGCGTTTTTAAAATCTTCTCTTTCCCTCAATTACTACAAatcgttcttgaacaatgcCATCACTACtgaattttcttcagattttgGTGGAatctattcttcttctaatgGACCAGTTCATATCAGTGACCGTTTCTACTTGGGGGGAGTTGACTCGTTTAGAGGCTTCTGTAGAAATGCTGTCAATATCAACGGTGGCTCGCTGTTCTACAAGCTTAGTGGTACTATTTTCTCCCAGTTGCCTCCTTTCATACATCCAGTTGCTAAAGGCAGTGCTGTAGACAAAAAGTTGGACGACGGCTTCGGTCACGAAGCTAATCCTTTGAGATTTTACGCTACTGGTTCCATTGGTAACGTTTCAGACAACATGCTTGAAGACGATTCTGGTGTTAGTAGTGTAGGTATTGGGCTCAGATACTTCAACTACTGGGCCAACTTTGACGTAGGGTACTTCCTTGCTAAGAGATACGGAACGGATGCTGGAGATTCTGGTATCAAAGACGGTTTACACTTATCGATATCCATCGGAGGATCTAATCGTTCTGTCTAG